One window of the Actinomyces wuliandei genome contains the following:
- a CDS encoding Gfo/Idh/MocA family protein, producing MTTKKTLGVGVISLGWMGRLHARSYRSVSEHFPELGAAPRLVAVADPVEEIRGAAVDDLGFDRSYADYRELLADPEVEAVSICSPNYLHHEMALAAIEAGKPFWIEKPMGVSAAQSRSIAQAAQDAGLVTAVGFNYRHTPAIEYLRTLVRNGDLGRITNVRVWFIADYSSSPLSPLTWRTSREKAGAGVVPDLMSHGADLAQYLVGRITSVSALTDTFITERPIPTKTGVGHSGFEIGEETGPVGNEDYVAMLVRFDGGAVGTMESSRVSVGPRAEYVIEVYGTQGSARWNFERLNELQVCPVQDGGATHGYTRAMAGPQWGQWQRFQPAIGTSMGFDDMKVIEAAQFIDSILRGEQLAPSAADAWCAAEVDEAVVASAADGRWHDVPRVTGPTTFDR from the coding sequence ATGACTACCAAGAAGACCCTGGGCGTCGGTGTCATCTCGCTGGGCTGGATGGGCCGCCTCCACGCCCGCAGCTACCGCTCCGTCTCCGAGCACTTCCCTGAGCTGGGGGCCGCTCCCCGGCTGGTTGCCGTCGCCGACCCGGTGGAGGAGATACGTGGCGCGGCTGTGGATGACCTCGGGTTCGACCGCTCCTACGCCGACTACCGCGAGCTCCTGGCCGACCCCGAGGTGGAGGCGGTCTCCATCTGCTCCCCCAACTACCTGCACCACGAGATGGCCCTGGCCGCCATCGAGGCTGGCAAGCCCTTCTGGATCGAGAAGCCGATGGGTGTCAGTGCCGCCCAGTCGCGCTCGATCGCCCAAGCAGCCCAGGACGCGGGACTGGTCACCGCCGTCGGCTTCAACTACCGCCACACCCCGGCCATCGAGTACCTGCGCACACTGGTGCGCAACGGAGACCTGGGACGTATCACCAACGTGCGCGTGTGGTTCATCGCCGACTACAGCTCCTCCCCGCTCAGCCCCCTGACCTGGCGCACCTCCCGTGAGAAGGCCGGCGCCGGCGTTGTGCCCGACCTTATGAGCCACGGGGCCGACCTGGCCCAGTACCTCGTGGGCCGGATCACCTCCGTGTCCGCCCTGACCGACACCTTCATCACCGAGCGCCCCATCCCTACCAAGACGGGAGTCGGGCACTCCGGCTTCGAGATCGGGGAGGAGACCGGCCCGGTGGGCAACGAGGACTACGTGGCCATGCTGGTGCGCTTCGACGGTGGCGCGGTCGGGACCATGGAGTCCTCTCGGGTCAGCGTGGGCCCGCGGGCCGAGTACGTCATCGAGGTCTACGGCACCCAGGGATCGGCCCGGTGGAACTTCGAGCGCCTCAACGAGCTCCAGGTCTGCCCCGTCCAGGACGGCGGCGCCACCCACGGCTACACCCGGGCGATGGCCGGGCCGCAGTGGGGCCAGTGGCAGCGCTTCCAGCCTGCCATCGGGACCTCCATGGGCTTTGACGACATGAAGGTGATCGAGGCTGCTCAGTTCATCGACTCGATCCTGCGTGGCGAGCAGCTCGCACCCTCAGCCGCCGACGCCTGGTGCGCTGCTGAGGTTGACGAGGCGGTCGTCGCCTCGGCCGCAGACGGCCGGTGGCACGACGTGCCTCGCGTCACTGGACCCACTACCTTCGACCGCTGA
- a CDS encoding LacI family DNA-binding transcriptional regulator, giving the protein MWRPWQGPTTAEAEVNGGRAAGISGREEARMRRGRDGRATIATVAARAGRSISTVSAALNGAPGVAAATRAEILRVAEELGYEADPRARLLRRHHTGLVGASFTVGQAFQGLVVDGLYRACSDLGHSLVLAASTPHRDVVEGLHGLRSERCEGLVLVDPGVPGSSLAQAVGRIPAVVMCTTTDLAGADEVVSRDDLGVACLVDHLVGSGRQRIVYVDGAGETAARRRSQAYVAAMGRSGLGEETRVLPGGASEEDGARAAHALLGEGRLPEAVMCFNDHCAVGALMELRRHGVRVPQEVAVTGYDDIPVTAASSFSLTTVRQDAVVLAEVAVSALLARVHPERPPQVPPDVVREDRARGGSTYRVTPALVVRDTTAPAEAPADSSPRPRA; this is encoded by the coding sequence TTGTGGAGGCCCTGGCAGGGGCCGACAACTGCTGAGGCGGAGGTCAACGGCGGGCGGGCAGCAGGCATCAGCGGGCGGGAGGAGGCGCGCATGCGTCGAGGGCGGGACGGCCGGGCCACGATCGCCACCGTGGCCGCACGTGCGGGTCGCTCCATCTCCACGGTCTCGGCGGCCCTCAACGGCGCCCCGGGAGTGGCGGCAGCGACCCGGGCAGAGATCCTCCGGGTGGCCGAAGAGCTCGGCTACGAGGCGGACCCGCGGGCTCGCCTGCTGCGGCGTCACCACACAGGTCTTGTCGGTGCCAGCTTCACCGTGGGGCAGGCCTTCCAGGGACTGGTGGTGGACGGTCTCTACCGGGCTTGCTCCGACCTGGGGCACTCCTTGGTGCTGGCCGCCTCGACCCCGCACCGCGACGTCGTTGAGGGCCTGCACGGCCTGCGGTCGGAACGCTGCGAGGGCCTGGTGCTCGTTGACCCCGGCGTGCCCGGCTCCTCACTGGCCCAGGCGGTCGGCCGCATCCCGGCCGTCGTCATGTGCACCACGACGGACCTGGCCGGTGCCGACGAGGTCGTCTCCCGTGACGACCTCGGTGTGGCCTGCCTGGTGGACCACCTGGTGGGCTCGGGGCGGCAGCGCATCGTCTACGTGGACGGGGCGGGGGAGACGGCTGCCAGGAGGCGTTCCCAGGCCTACGTCGCTGCCATGGGCCGCAGCGGCCTGGGCGAGGAGACCCGGGTCCTGCCCGGTGGCGCCAGCGAGGAGGACGGTGCCCGGGCGGCGCACGCCCTCCTGGGCGAGGGGCGGCTTCCCGAGGCTGTCATGTGCTTCAACGACCACTGCGCCGTCGGGGCGCTTATGGAGCTGCGCCGTCACGGTGTCAGGGTGCCCCAGGAGGTAGCAGTCACCGGGTACGACGACATCCCGGTGACGGCTGCCTCCTCCTTCTCCCTGACCACGGTGCGCCAGGACGCCGTGGTCCTGGCCGAGGTGGCGGTCAGCGCCCTGCTGGCGCGCGTCCACCCTGAGCGGCCGCCCCAGGTGCCGCCCGATGTGGTGCGTGAGGACCGCGCCCGGGGCGGGAGCACCTACCGCGTCACCCCCGCCCTGGTTGTGCGCGACACGACAGCGCCTGCGGAAGCGCCTGCGGACAGCAGCCCCCGCCCACGGGCGTGA
- the iolG gene encoding inositol 2-dehydrogenase: MLSIAVIGAGRIGQVHARTIASHPQARLALVCDPVQDAATTLAQTYGARSCQDVEEVFADPQVDAVIIGSPTPLHIPHLLAAARAGKAVLCEKPIALDMKDVDAARTELDAVGVPVMFGFNRRFDPSFAAARAAVQEGRVGALEQLTIISRDPAAPPVDYIKVSGGIFRDMTIHDFDTARFFLGDIVEVHAVGQHLDQEVAQTGDFDAAVVTLRAASGAVATIINNRHCASGYDQRLEASGREGTLFAENIRATTVRLSNAEVTDAQEPYLDFFLERYADAYRLELSAFIETVEAGTAPPTSIADAVEALRLAEAATESATTGQPVRLG, translated from the coding sequence ATGCTCAGTATCGCCGTCATCGGCGCCGGCCGTATCGGCCAGGTCCACGCCAGGACCATCGCCTCCCACCCTCAGGCCAGGCTGGCCCTGGTCTGTGACCCCGTGCAGGACGCCGCCACCACGCTGGCCCAGACCTACGGAGCCAGGTCCTGCCAGGACGTGGAGGAGGTCTTTGCCGACCCCCAGGTCGACGCCGTCATCATCGGCTCCCCCACGCCCCTGCACATCCCGCACCTCCTGGCTGCGGCCAGGGCGGGCAAGGCCGTGCTGTGCGAGAAGCCCATTGCCTTGGACATGAAGGATGTCGACGCCGCCCGTACCGAGCTGGACGCCGTCGGCGTCCCAGTCATGTTCGGGTTCAACCGCCGCTTCGACCCCAGCTTCGCCGCCGCCCGCGCCGCCGTGCAGGAGGGCCGGGTCGGAGCGCTGGAGCAGCTGACCATCATCAGCCGCGACCCGGCCGCCCCGCCGGTGGACTACATCAAGGTCTCCGGGGGGATCTTCCGCGACATGACCATCCACGACTTTGACACCGCCCGGTTCTTCCTGGGGGACATCGTCGAGGTCCACGCCGTGGGACAGCACCTGGACCAGGAGGTCGCACAGACAGGGGACTTCGACGCCGCGGTCGTGACCCTCAGGGCCGCCTCCGGAGCCGTGGCCACGATTATCAACAACCGCCACTGCGCCTCCGGCTACGACCAGCGCCTGGAGGCCTCCGGACGCGAGGGCACCCTGTTCGCAGAGAACATCCGTGCCACCACCGTGCGCCTGTCCAACGCCGAGGTGACCGACGCCCAGGAGCCCTACCTGGACTTCTTCCTGGAGCGCTACGCCGACGCCTACCGCCTGGAGCTGTCGGCCTTCATCGAGACGGTCGAGGCGGGCACCGCCCCTCCGACCTCCATCGCCGACGCTGTGGAGGCCCTGCGCCTGGCCGAGGCGGCCACGGAGTCGGCCACGACCGGGCAGCCGGTGCGGCTGGGCTAG
- a CDS encoding transaldolase family protein, giving the protein MSIDYTPGPLLDAVRSTPTALWNDSADPDELRQSIAFGGVGATCNPTIAYTCINQRKDVWLPRIAELAEEMPEATEAQIGWQVVRELSLQAAQLLEPAFEEHNGRNGRLSMQTDPRLARSATALADQAEEFSNLARNIIVKIPATSVGVTAIEEATYRGVSVNVTVSFSVPQAVATGEAIERGLRRREAEGKDVSTMGPVVTLMVGRLDDWIKIVAKRDKLFLDPGHLEWAGIAAFKRAYQEFRERGLRARPLSAAFRNVMHWSELLGGDIVISPPFAWQQLINNSGYTVEPRIDVPVAPEIMRTLMGIPDFVRAYEPDGMTPEEFDTYGATVRTLRGFLQADADLDSLVRDVIMPQP; this is encoded by the coding sequence ATGAGTATCGACTACACCCCCGGACCGCTCCTCGACGCCGTACGCAGCACGCCCACAGCACTGTGGAACGACTCCGCCGATCCCGACGAGCTGCGGCAGTCGATCGCCTTCGGCGGCGTCGGCGCCACCTGCAACCCCACCATCGCCTACACCTGCATCAACCAGCGCAAGGACGTGTGGCTGCCCCGCATCGCCGAGCTCGCCGAGGAGATGCCCGAGGCCACCGAGGCCCAGATCGGCTGGCAGGTGGTCCGCGAGCTGAGCCTGCAGGCCGCCCAGCTGCTGGAGCCAGCCTTCGAGGAGCACAACGGGCGCAACGGGCGCTTGTCCATGCAGACCGACCCCCGCCTGGCACGCAGCGCCACCGCGCTGGCCGACCAGGCCGAGGAGTTCTCCAACCTGGCCAGGAACATCATCGTCAAGATCCCAGCCACCTCGGTGGGCGTCACGGCCATTGAGGAGGCGACCTACCGCGGGGTCTCCGTCAACGTCACCGTGTCCTTCTCCGTCCCCCAGGCCGTGGCGACCGGCGAGGCCATCGAGCGTGGCCTCAGGCGCCGTGAGGCCGAGGGCAAGGACGTCTCCACCATGGGCCCGGTCGTGACCCTCATGGTGGGCCGTCTGGACGACTGGATCAAGATCGTCGCCAAGCGGGACAAGCTGTTCCTCGACCCCGGCCACCTGGAGTGGGCCGGGATCGCCGCCTTCAAGCGGGCCTACCAGGAGTTCCGCGAGCGCGGCCTGCGCGCCCGCCCCCTGTCCGCCGCCTTCCGCAACGTCATGCACTGGTCAGAGCTCCTTGGCGGCGACATCGTGATCTCCCCGCCTTTCGCCTGGCAGCAGCTGATCAACAACTCCGGCTACACGGTTGAGCCCCGCATTGACGTGCCTGTGGCCCCGGAGATCATGAGGACGCTCATGGGCATCCCTGACTTCGTGCGCGCCTACGAGCCTGACGGCATGACACCGGAGGAGTTCGACACCTACGGCGCCACCGTGCGCACCCTGCGGGGCTTCCTGCAGGCCGACGCCGACCTGGACTCCCTGGTGCGTGACGTCATCATGCCCCAGCCCTGA
- a CDS encoding GntR family transcriptional regulator yields the protein MPTTPTAHATPAEAPAEPRADAAFALDVTIDRTIRTPLHVQISEPLATLILDGTLPPGTRLEDELSMARRLQVSRPTARQALQHLVDRGLLTRRRGVGTVVAPPHVHRPMELTSLLADLSAAGHTPSTTLLDYDEHPASPEEADRLETQEGRPVVTFTRIRAADDEPVAIMHNLVPAAVAPAREDLETSGLYELLRTSGVVPTTARQVIGARNATTKEAELLHERRRAALLTATRTTYDQTGRVVEFGNHIYRASRYSFETTLFAG from the coding sequence ATGCCTACCACGCCTACTGCACACGCCACACCTGCCGAGGCGCCCGCCGAGCCTCGCGCCGACGCCGCCTTCGCCCTCGACGTCACCATCGACCGCACGATACGCACCCCCCTGCACGTCCAGATATCCGAGCCTCTGGCGACACTCATCCTCGACGGCACCCTGCCCCCCGGGACGCGGCTGGAGGACGAGCTGTCCATGGCCCGGCGTCTGCAGGTCTCCCGGCCGACCGCCCGCCAGGCTCTCCAGCACCTGGTTGACCGCGGGCTGCTCACCCGGCGCCGCGGCGTGGGTACCGTCGTCGCCCCGCCCCACGTCCACCGCCCGATGGAGCTGACCAGCCTCCTGGCAGACCTGTCGGCAGCCGGGCACACCCCCTCCACCACACTCCTCGACTACGACGAGCACCCCGCCTCCCCCGAGGAGGCAGACAGGCTGGAGACCCAGGAGGGCCGCCCCGTCGTCACCTTCACGCGCATCCGGGCCGCCGACGACGAGCCCGTCGCCATCATGCACAACCTCGTGCCGGCCGCAGTCGCCCCGGCGCGCGAGGACCTGGAGACCTCAGGGCTCTACGAGCTCCTGCGCACCAGCGGGGTCGTCCCCACGACGGCCCGGCAGGTCATTGGCGCCCGCAACGCCACCACGAAGGAGGCCGAGCTCCTCCACGAGCGCAGGCGGGCAGCGCTGCTGACTGCCACCAGGACCACCTACGACCAGACCGGCCGGGTCGTCGAGTTCGGGAACCACATCTACAGGGCCTCCCGCTACTCCTTCGAGACCACCCTGTTCGCGGGCTGA
- the iolC gene encoding 5-dehydro-2-deoxygluconokinase, with protein sequence MTAQVATTAAAGQMPGAEVLTIGRCGIDIYPLQVGVGLEEVESFGKFLGGSPTNVAVAAARYGHGSAVVTGVGADPFGRFVRAEMRRLGVADDYVVTKADYNTPVTFCEIFPPDSFPLYFYREPSAPDLELEVEDVPLQAVREASVFWVSATGLSKDPSRRAHHAALDARGDARGDARGRQAVTVIDLDYRPMFWESREAARREVSAVLPKVTVAIGNREECEVAVGERDPERAAEALLEAGVELAIVKQGLEGTLARTRDERVEMPVTRVETKNGLGAGDAFGGAVCHGLLEGWSLEKTVFAASTAGAIVSSRLECSTAMPTEPELLDMMRRNREVCAPDLDL encoded by the coding sequence ATGACCGCACAAGTAGCGACGACCGCAGCGGCCGGGCAGATGCCTGGGGCCGAGGTCCTGACCATCGGACGCTGCGGGATCGACATCTACCCGCTCCAGGTGGGTGTGGGCCTGGAGGAGGTGGAGTCCTTCGGCAAGTTCCTGGGAGGCAGTCCCACCAACGTGGCCGTGGCAGCGGCCCGCTACGGCCACGGCTCGGCCGTGGTCACCGGGGTGGGGGCTGACCCCTTCGGCCGCTTTGTCCGTGCTGAGATGCGCCGCCTGGGCGTGGCCGATGACTACGTCGTCACCAAGGCCGACTACAACACCCCGGTCACCTTCTGTGAGATCTTCCCCCCGGACAGCTTCCCTCTCTACTTCTACCGCGAGCCCTCTGCCCCGGACCTGGAGCTGGAGGTGGAGGACGTCCCCCTCCAGGCGGTCCGTGAGGCGTCGGTCTTCTGGGTCTCCGCCACGGGGCTGAGCAAGGACCCCTCCCGTCGCGCCCACCACGCGGCCCTTGACGCTAGGGGTGACGCCAGGGGTGACGCCAGGGGGCGTCAGGCCGTGACGGTGATCGACCTGGACTACCGTCCGATGTTCTGGGAGAGCCGCGAGGCCGCCCGCCGTGAGGTCTCAGCGGTCCTCCCCAAGGTCACGGTGGCTATCGGGAACCGGGAGGAGTGCGAGGTCGCCGTCGGGGAGCGTGACCCCGAGCGTGCCGCCGAGGCCCTCCTGGAGGCGGGTGTCGAGCTCGCGATCGTCAAGCAGGGGCTGGAGGGGACCCTGGCCAGGACCCGTGACGAACGGGTGGAGATGCCGGTGACACGGGTGGAGACCAAGAACGGCCTGGGAGCAGGGGACGCCTTTGGTGGCGCCGTCTGCCACGGCCTGCTGGAGGGGTGGTCACTGGAGAAGACGGTCTTCGCGGCCTCGACCGCCGGGGCGATCGTCTCCTCCCGTCTGGAGTGCTCCACGGCGATGCCCACCGAGCCCGAGCTGCTTGACATGATGCGGCGCAATCGTGAGGTCTGCGCCCCCGACCTGGACCTGTGA
- a CDS encoding Cgl0159 family (beta/alpha)8-fold protein, whose protein sequence is MGQSTPVEAAGGPGETGAALEAGPPVAVPGSTSRTPLTEAVVEVRATRPDLVSQVLRHRPRPALEQVRSLMVVACDHPARGALGAGTEPMAMASREDLLARCVEALSRPGVNGFLGTPDVVEDLALLGALDGKMVWGSMNRVGLQGASFEADDRFSGYDAAGIKASGLDGGKMLTRICYTDPASASLLEACAGAVTSLAERGLTAMVEPFVSCWQGGRLVNDLSPEAVIRSVSVAQALGRTSAYTWLKLPCVEDMERVMESTTLPSLILGGEVSRDPEAAMASWARALALPNVRGLVLGRSLLYPPDDDVAAAVDGAVALL, encoded by the coding sequence ATGGGGCAGAGCACACCCGTCGAGGCGGCGGGCGGACCGGGTGAGACGGGTGCGGCCCTGGAAGCGGGACCGCCCGTGGCGGTCCCGGGCTCCACGTCGCGCACCCCTCTGACGGAGGCGGTCGTGGAGGTCCGCGCTACCAGACCTGATCTTGTCTCCCAGGTCCTGCGACACCGCCCTCGGCCCGCCCTGGAGCAGGTCCGCTCGCTCATGGTGGTCGCCTGCGACCACCCTGCCCGTGGCGCCCTGGGTGCTGGGACCGAGCCCATGGCCATGGCCTCGCGCGAGGACCTCCTGGCACGCTGCGTGGAGGCGCTGTCCCGGCCGGGGGTCAACGGCTTCCTGGGAACGCCTGACGTCGTGGAGGACCTGGCGCTCCTGGGTGCCCTGGACGGCAAGATGGTGTGGGGGTCGATGAACCGGGTGGGTCTGCAGGGAGCCTCCTTTGAGGCGGACGACCGGTTCAGCGGGTACGACGCCGCCGGCATCAAGGCCTCCGGGCTGGACGGGGGGAAGATGCTCACCCGCATCTGCTACACCGACCCTGCCAGCGCGTCGCTCCTGGAGGCCTGCGCCGGTGCTGTCACCTCCCTGGCCGAGCGCGGTCTGACCGCCATGGTGGAGCCCTTTGTCTCCTGTTGGCAGGGGGGACGCCTGGTCAACGACCTGAGCCCGGAGGCGGTGATCCGCTCCGTCAGCGTCGCCCAGGCCCTGGGGAGGACCTCGGCCTACACCTGGCTCAAGCTGCCCTGCGTGGAGGACATGGAGCGGGTCATGGAGTCCACGACCCTGCCCAGCCTCATCCTGGGAGGGGAGGTGTCCCGGGACCCGGAGGCTGCCATGGCCTCGTGGGCGCGGGCACTGGCCCTGCCCAACGTCAGGGGGCTGGTCCTCGGCCGGTCCCTGCTCTACCCGCCTGACGACGACGTCGCGGCCGCCGTTGACGGCGCCGTCGCGCTCTTGTGA
- the iolB gene encoding 5-deoxy-glucuronate isomerase, producing MTQQPQPDQPGQSQYVIRAGGLAHDAYELDLTAERAGWEWSSLRVLALEPGRGVDVPGGEHEFLVLPLSGGCTVEVEGEAAGQVLEVTGRDSVFTDITDYVYVPRRTDVRLTSAQGARVALPGARATTDKPLRYCPREEVGTGLRGAGPSSRQVSNYALGNEVETSHLLACEVLTPGGNWSSYPPHKHDEHTEVERVLEEIYYYQVREGADGAQGFALQRIYPSPGHDIDVCTEVRDGDVVVMPYGYHGPSVAAPGYDLYYLNVMAGPAEDSVWLMTDDPHHTWVRQTWEAQEVDPRLPMTPMN from the coding sequence ATGACCCAGCAGCCCCAGCCTGACCAGCCAGGCCAGTCACAGTACGTCATCAGAGCCGGCGGGCTCGCCCACGACGCCTACGAGCTCGACCTCACGGCCGAGCGTGCCGGGTGGGAGTGGTCCTCCCTGCGGGTCCTGGCGCTGGAGCCGGGGCGGGGCGTGGACGTCCCCGGCGGCGAGCACGAGTTCCTGGTCCTGCCGCTGAGCGGCGGGTGCACCGTAGAGGTTGAGGGGGAGGCCGCGGGCCAGGTCCTGGAGGTGACAGGCCGCGACTCGGTGTTCACCGACATCACCGACTACGTCTACGTCCCGCGCCGCACCGACGTGCGCCTGACCAGCGCCCAGGGCGCGAGGGTCGCGCTGCCAGGTGCCCGGGCCACCACGGACAAGCCCCTGCGGTACTGTCCCCGTGAGGAGGTCGGCACCGGGCTGCGCGGCGCGGGTCCCTCCTCCCGCCAGGTGAGCAACTACGCCCTGGGCAACGAGGTGGAGACCTCCCACCTGCTGGCCTGCGAGGTGCTCACCCCCGGGGGGAACTGGTCCTCCTACCCTCCCCACAAGCACGACGAGCACACCGAGGTGGAGCGCGTCCTGGAGGAGATCTACTACTACCAGGTGCGCGAGGGCGCTGACGGCGCCCAGGGCTTCGCCCTCCAGCGTATCTACCCCTCTCCCGGCCATGACATCGACGTGTGCACCGAGGTGCGTGACGGCGACGTCGTCGTCATGCCCTACGGCTACCACGGCCCGTCGGTGGCCGCCCCCGGCTACGACCTGTACTACCTCAACGTCATGGCCGGCCCCGCGGAGGACTCGGTGTGGCTCATGACGGACGACCCCCACCACACCTGGGTGCGCCAGACCTGGGAGGCCCAGGAGGTCGACCCCCGTCTGCCCATGACCCCGATGAACTGA
- the iolD gene encoding 3D-(3,5/4)-trihydroxycyclohexane-1,2-dione acylhydrolase (decyclizing), with the protein MSNEAYAGTVRLTVAQATIRFLTNQYSERDGVEHRLIEGAFGIFGHGNVAGIGQALLQNEVDPAEGEGEMPYIMPRNEQGAVHAAAAFAKTRDRMSTYMVTASIGPGSLNMVTGAALATTNRLPVLLLPSDQFATRVPDPVLQQLEDPTTLDVTVNDAFRPVSRFFDRVNRPEQLIPSLLNAMRVLTDPAETGAVVIAMPQDVQAEAHDWPVELFRRRVWHVRRPVPEPAALERAVDAIRAAKRPMVIAGGGVIYSQASEELRAFASATGIPVADTQAGKGAINFDHPCAIGGVGSTGGDSGNHIADKADLVIGIGTRYSDFTTASKTQFKNPEVGFVNINVRAFDAAKQSAEMVVADAREALTALSTALEGYRVSPEYSAEVTAEREAWLVRTQECYHRGHGPLPAQTEVFGALNELMGEEDIMINAAGSMPGDLQALWQARTPVQYHVEYAFSCMGYEVPAALGVKLARPQSEVVSIVGDGTYQMLPMELATVVQENIKVIYVLLQNYGFASIGSLSESRGSQRFGTRYRQRGQGSHLQDEQKVAGVDIAANAESWGLTVYRVSTIEDFRQAYAQARAEDRACMIHIETDLYGPNPPGSSWWDVPVSGVSRLESTQKAYEDYVQDRRPQRHYL; encoded by the coding sequence GTGAGCAACGAGGCCTACGCCGGTACGGTCCGCCTGACCGTGGCCCAGGCGACTATTCGGTTCCTGACCAACCAGTACTCCGAGCGTGACGGCGTGGAGCACCGCCTCATTGAGGGCGCCTTCGGCATCTTCGGCCACGGCAACGTGGCTGGGATCGGCCAGGCGCTGCTGCAGAACGAGGTCGACCCCGCCGAGGGCGAGGGCGAGATGCCCTACATCATGCCGCGCAACGAGCAGGGTGCCGTGCACGCGGCCGCTGCCTTCGCCAAGACCCGGGACAGGATGTCCACCTACATGGTCACGGCCTCTATCGGCCCGGGCTCCCTCAACATGGTCACCGGTGCCGCCCTGGCCACGACCAACCGCCTGCCGGTCCTCCTCCTGCCCTCCGACCAGTTCGCCACCCGGGTGCCCGACCCCGTCCTCCAGCAGCTGGAGGACCCTACGACCCTGGACGTCACCGTCAACGACGCCTTCCGGCCAGTGTCCCGGTTCTTTGACCGCGTCAACCGGCCCGAGCAGCTCATCCCCTCCCTGCTGAACGCCATGCGGGTCCTCACCGACCCCGCCGAGACCGGCGCCGTGGTCATCGCCATGCCCCAGGACGTCCAGGCCGAGGCCCACGACTGGCCGGTCGAGCTGTTCCGCAGGCGGGTGTGGCACGTGCGCCGCCCCGTCCCCGAGCCGGCCGCCCTGGAGCGCGCCGTGGACGCCATCAGGGCCGCCAAGCGCCCCATGGTTATCGCCGGTGGTGGCGTCATCTACTCCCAGGCCAGCGAGGAGCTGCGCGCCTTCGCCTCGGCCACGGGGATCCCCGTGGCCGACACCCAGGCGGGCAAGGGTGCCATCAACTTCGACCACCCCTGCGCCATCGGGGGAGTGGGATCCACCGGGGGCGACTCCGGCAACCACATCGCCGACAAGGCTGACCTGGTTATCGGCATCGGCACGCGGTACTCGGACTTCACCACAGCGTCGAAGACCCAGTTCAAGAACCCGGAGGTGGGTTTCGTCAACATCAACGTGCGCGCCTTTGACGCCGCTAAGCAGAGCGCGGAGATGGTGGTGGCCGACGCGCGTGAGGCGCTGACCGCCCTGAGCACCGCCCTGGAGGGCTACCGGGTGTCCCCGGAGTACTCCGCGGAGGTCACCGCTGAGCGGGAGGCTTGGCTGGTCCGTACTCAGGAGTGCTACCACCGGGGCCACGGCCCCTTGCCCGCCCAGACCGAGGTCTTTGGCGCCCTCAACGAGCTCATGGGGGAGGAGGACATCATGATCAACGCCGCCGGCTCCATGCCCGGCGACCTCCAGGCCCTGTGGCAGGCCAGGACCCCGGTCCAGTACCACGTCGAGTACGCCTTCTCCTGCATGGGCTACGAGGTCCCGGCCGCCCTGGGGGTCAAGCTCGCCCGGCCCCAGAGCGAGGTGGTCTCCATCGTCGGTGACGGCACCTACCAGATGCTGCCCATGGAGCTGGCCACCGTGGTCCAGGAGAACATCAAGGTCATCTACGTTCTGCTACAGAACTACGGCTTCGCCTCCATCGGCTCCCTGTCGGAGTCCCGCGGCTCTCAGCGATTCGGCACCAGGTACCGCCAGCGCGGCCAGGGTAGCCACCTTCAGGACGAGCAGAAGGTCGCCGGAGTGGACATCGCCGCCAACGCCGAGTCCTGGGGGCTCACGGTCTACCGGGTCTCCACGATCGAGGACTTCAGGCAGGCCTACGCCCAGGCCCGCGCCGAGGACCGTGCCTGCATGATCCACATCGAGACCGACCTCTACGGCCCCAACCCGCCCGGCTCCTCCTGGTGGGACGTCCCGGTGTCGGGGGTCTCCCGCTTGGAGTCCACCCAGAAGGCCTACGAGGACTACGTCCAGGACCGCAGGCCGCAGCGCCACTACCTGTGA